The Sphingobacterium lactis sequence GTTACTTTGTGGATGAGATGATCGATCAGGACCGTCAAGATGAGGTCTACGATTATTTCCGATCGGCGGAAAATGACGCCATTGAATCGGCTTTGGATGAGTTGGGTGAGGAAGATTATTCGTATGAGGATATTCAGCTCATGCGGATTAAGTTTATGTCTGAATTAGGTAATTAAATACATATATGATTAATACATATTTGCCATCGATTAAACATGGCAATTCTAACGCATTTTTCCTGATGGCAGGTCCATGTGCGATCGAAGGAGAGGAAATTGCATTGCGTATTGCTGACCGCATTGTCAACATTACGGATAAATTGAATATCCCATACATTTTCAAGGGTTCTTACCGCAAGGCCAATCGTTCGAAGGGCAGTTCCTTTACAGGGATCGGCGATGAGAAAGCCTTGAAAATTTTGGAAAAAGTAGGGCAGACCTTTGGTATTCCTACGGTAACAGACATTCATGAAAGTGACGAGGCTGCAATGGCCGCTGCCTATGTGGATGTTTTGCAAATCCCTGCATTCCTATGCCGCCAAACTGACCTATTGGTCGCAGCCGCAAACACCGGGAAAGTGGTGAACATTAAGAAAGGACAGTTCCTATCTGCGGAATCCATGAAATTTGCCGTTGAGAAGGTTCAAGAAGCGGGAAATAACAGCGTCATCCTGACCGATCGTGGAAACACATTTGGCTACCAGGATCTGATCGTTGACTACCGCGGATTACCGGTGATGAAATCCTTCAATGTCCCTACAGTTATGGACTGTACGCACTCCCTGCAGCAACCCAACCAGAGTTCAGGCGTGACCGGCGGAAAACCAGAGCTTATCGAAACCATCGCCAAAGCTGCCATTGCTGTAGGTGCCGATGGCCTATTCATCGAAACACACCCAGATCCAGCAAACGCTAAATCCGATGGTGCCAATATGCTGCACCTCGACCACCTCGAAGGACTCCTAACAAAACTATTGCGCATCCGCGAAGCAGTCATGTAGTTGTTAGATGTGAGAATTGAGATTTGAGATGTGAGATATTAAGGGTATTAAAAAGGCCTATTAAAAGTTTATTTTAATAGGCCTTTTTACTCTTGTTTATTTTTTACTGGTTGAATTTCATATTTTTTTCCATTCTATTTTCCACTCACTGTCACAAATCTCACATCTCATATCTCAAATCTATCGCTCATATCTCACTTCTCATATCTACCTACGCTATCTCGATAACAATTGCTTCTTTGCTCCAGGCTGCTTGCTGGTAGAAGTTTTGGATTTTGAGAAAGTATTCCTCCAAATAGGTAAATAGTTCGTTTTTATCCTCTTGTTCCCAGATGTTTGGGTAGACATCGAGCTCGTTCATCCTTTTAGGGTCGAATTTGCTCTTTAAGTCGTTTGGGTCGATGGTTTTGAGTATTTCAGCGAAGTGCAGGACTTTCTCGGGACTGTTATACCGCGTGTGGTAGTCATGTGAATCTGGTCTAGTACTCATTGGTTTTTCACCTATAATAATCAGTGCGCGCTCGTTTTCCGAGGCTTCGTTGAAGGTTGCGCCGGTGAGCAGGAATATGATGCCATCCCATGATTTGTCGATATCAAGGAGTGGAATCTCTGTAACCTCATTTGAAAAGAACTCTTCTTCCATCAGATGACTATTTTCTAAATATTCATCCAATTTCGCTTTTGAAATGCGTCTAAGGGTACAGATCATGCCCATATGCTTTTGATTTATAGGTTATTCAGTGAAATCTTTCTTTAAGTTACACATTGCAGATTGAATTCGAATAAAAAAATATTCCAGACTGTTTCTATTTGATCAGCAGCATACCGCGATATCCACGCGCCGCATAGTACGATTCTGCACCATTGTGGTAAGTAAATACCCGTCCGAAGCGGAAATCACCAAATATAGCACCGCCCAATTTTCGGATCTCTGCCGGCGTTTCCAACCAGGTGGATGTTTTGAGGTCAAAGGTGCCGAGTTGTTGCAATTCGGCATATTCTTGCTCCGAAAGGATTTTTATCCCCATTTCTTCCGCCGAATGGATTGCACTGTCTTTGGGTTTGTGTTCCTTTCTGGATTCCAACGCCGCCTGGTCATAGCAGTAACTGCGTCTCCCTTTCGGACTTTCAGCCGCGCAATCCACAAAAATCAGCTGTCCCGAATGGGAGGGAAGTGCCACAACATCAGGTTCACCACCAGATTCTTCCATCTCGTTCAACGTCCAGAGGGCTTTCTCATTGGCTGCTAATTTGGTCACGACAGATTCCCACGTTAAATTGGGATGGCGCTCAGGGTGTTTTTCAAAACGCTTGTTGAGTATGGCCAACAATTCAACTAAGCGGTCTTCTGGTAGTTTATTTTTAGGCATGTTCAGTAAATTAGAAATTGGGTTATTTTATAACGGTTGGTTTGCATAGTGGTCATAGGCAGCTTTCGCTACTTCCGCAATGATCTTCGCACAATTAGGCTCAGGCTCCTTTGCATCGGTTACCAGAACCGTGATGTAAAAAACCTTGTCGTTAGGTAAAGTTACAACACCAATGTCATTTACAGCAGCTATTTCTTTAGTTTTTTTATTCTGACCTGAATAACCCGTTTTATGGGCCACTACGGTACCAGCTGGAAGTAAGCCTTTTATTCGGTCTCTACCAGTGGATGTCCCACGCATGGTGTCCCAAAGGAATTGATAAGAACTTTCACTCAACTGTTGCTTATCGTTCGTGTAGTAATCGTAAAGTATTTTGTTGCTCGTTTCGATGTCGATCCAATTTTTAAACTGCACCTCCCAATCGCCCTGGATTTCCGATTCATCATTGCGAATAGCGATTCCCGTATAGCCTTGTTTTTCGAAATAGGCCTGAACCTGATCCGGTCCGCCCAACATGCGAAAGAGTACATTACAACCCACATTGTCACTCTGAGCGATGGTATGGTGCAGGACCTGGCTCAATGGCATGGTGGTGCCATTCGGGAATTTTTCTCGAATCGGACTGTACAATTCGTTGGATACATCCGCCTTTGTAATGACTACATCTTGATCCAATCGTAATTTTCCGCTATCCACCTGATTCAGAACCGCAATGCCTAAATGGAATTTAAATACCGATTGCATGGGGTATTTATGGTCTTTGTTGACGAAATGATGTTCTGTGAATTCCTGGTTGTGCACCGCAACGCCAACTTTGGCATCATAGGCTTTTATGATCTGTTCGATTTTAGCCGTTAGCGGATTAGGGGATTGTGCATGTGATTGAAATGGACGACAGATCAAGCTCATCACAAGCAGAAGTACGATGTGAAATCTTTGCATAATGTATGGTTTTAAAAATAGAACGTGCATAAATGCGCATTTATTTTCAAGGGTTAGAAATTAAATCTTTTACAATTAATTTTTAATCCTTTGGCATAACCTTATAGGTTGGATCCGTATCTATATTGACTTCGATAAAGCCTTTCGCCTGATCCAAAAGTCGAATGCAATCAGGACTTAAATGCCGGAAAATAACTTGTTTATTATGCTCCTGATACCGTTCGGTAAGCTTTTTTAAAGCTTCTATCGCTGACATGTCAACGACACGTGATTCCTGAAAGTCAATAATAACCAAAGCTGGATCTTCCAGAATATCAAATTTTTCCATAAAGGTGGTTGTGGAACCAAAAAATAGCGGTCCGTAAATTTGATATACTTTATTACCCTGCTCGTCGATGCTTTTTCTTGCACGAATTCGCTTGGCATTATCCCATGCAAATACCAATGCGGATAGGATGACCCCAACTAGGACTGCAAGCGCCAGGTTATGCAAGATGACCGTAATGGCCGCAACCAAAATGCCAACCAATATATCTGATTTTGGCATCTTGTTCACCAGGCGTATCGACACCCATTGGAAGGTCCCTATTGCCACCATCATCATGACACCCACAAGTGCAGCCATCGGAATCTGCTCAATGACACGGCCACCTACCAGGATGACAAAGAGAATACCCAAGGCTCCTATGATGGCTGATAGTCGCGTTCTTCCGCCAGCGCCAATATTCACCAGCGATTGTGCAACCATGGCACATCCACCCATCCCTGTAAAAAATCCGTTCACAATATTGGCGGTACCCTGCGCGAACGATTCTTTATTCGCACTCCCTTTAGTATTGGTTAATTCATCGACCATATTGAGGGTCAGGAGCGACTCAATGAGACCTACAGCAGCCATCACGGCAGCATAAGGAAAGATAATCTGCAGGGTTTCCCAAGTAAATGGGATCTGTGGGATATGGAAACTTGGGAATGATCCGCTAACGGATGCAATATCGATTACTTTCTTGGTGTCTATCTGGAAGAAATATACCAACGCAAAAGTGATGATAATGGCGACAAGGGATGCCGGCACTGCTTTGGTCAGTTTTGGAAGGAGCAAGACGATGGAAATCGTCAGGGCGGTTAATCCAGCCATGATATACAAAGCTGGCCCAGACATCCACACTTCTGCACCGTTCTCGAAAATCTTGAACTGTTTGACCTGCGCCATGAAAATAATAATCGCCAGGCCATTCAGGAATCCATACATCACAGGTTGTGGGATCAGTCTGACGAATTTCCCCAGTTTGAAGGCACCGACCAAAATCTGCAGGATGCCCGCCAGTGCAACGGCAGCAAACAGGTATTCCACCCCATGCGAAGCAGCTAGGGCAATTAAGACGACTACTGTAGCTCCAGCCCCTCCGGAAACCATCCCCGGACGTCCGCCCAAAAATGCCGTTACGATACCCATTAAGAAAGCAGCATACAATCCGGTTAATGGAGATAGCCCTGCTAGGATCGCAAAGGATAGCGACTCGGGAATCATTGTCATGGAGACCGTTAATCCAGCAAGGATCTCGTTTTTGTAGTTGATTTTCTGTTTATTCAGTAGATTAATAGCTTGGAGCTTCATATAAATCGCAAGTAATGGTCCACAAAGTTGAACATTATAGGGGGAAATTCACAACAGCGCCTATAAAAATAAAAATGTCCCTTTAAATTTCGGTTAGGTAATAGCGTTCGAACCAACCTTTCCTCTTGGACAATTCAACTAAGGTAGGAGCACCTCATTGCAGTGTCTCTTAATATTAGCGGCAATTTTATCGATTGGCAAATCATCAGAATCCGAACCGAAAGGCTCCTCGATGGATTCGCCGATCATTTCCAGGGTTGCTAGTACGTAAAAGATAAACGGAACCGCAGCAACGACAAAATAACCCATGCTGAATACCAGACCAATAGGTAGGGTAGCTGTATAGAGAATGATGAATGTTTTAATAAATGCGGAATAGCCGAGGGGAATCGGCGTGTTTTTGATGCGCTCGCAAGCGCCACATACATCGGTCATTCCCGTTAATTCCTTGTTCAGCACGATCAACTGATCGCCCGTCAGAACCCCTTCCTTATACAAAAGGTTTGTTTTTTTGTACATCAGTGCAGCCACTTGATTGGGGCCATGCTTTTTATCGTCCAAATCGTGTAGTTCGGGGTGTTCGATTTCATCGAGCATGAATTTCGTATAGTCGGAGCGGAGATAACTGAATAGGGTCTCGGCAAATAGGGCAATGGATTTGCGGTAGAAGCTCCGATTTACCTTGTCCGCCGGATCAAGGAAGGCGTTCAATTTGATCGCCATGGTTCTGCTGATGTTCGTTAATGCGCCCCATTGCTTACGTGCTTCCCACCAACGGTCATAAGCCGTATTCGTTCGGAACACCAAGATTAAGGAGAGCACAAAACCAAGCAGGTTATGGACGGTGGTAATATTCTTGATCCAGCTTTTATCGGAAAGATTCAGGTACTCCAGCTCCCAGTAGGCAAGGCCCCAGGACACCAGAACGGAAATAATCAGATAGGGCAGAAGACGCTTGAAAATTTTGCTGTTGTGCAGGTATGAAATGGTCTTTATCCAATCTTTGGGGTTGTAAACAATCATGTAATTATTTTTTTGCCGATGCGCTGAAAATAGCCTAATTTCACGCAATATGACAAAAAAGCGGAAAACGGTCAAGAAAAAAGTTGTTACAGACAAGGAAATAAACCGGAATCTGCTGTTCTGGAGCATCGCCATTCCGCTGGTTTTGGTTCTGGCTATTTTTGCCTGGCAGCACCGGGCCGGGCTTTCCTATTTGATGATCAAGTGGTTCGAAAAGGAAAAGGTCGTAGCTGAGGATAATGGCAAATACGATGTCCGCAATATCGAATTGATGCATCGGCATGACGATAAAATTTTTGGTATCGATGTTTCCCAATACCAAGGCCGGGTCGATTGGCCGCAGGTATTGACCATCAATGATCAGTTTCCCATTGACTATATCTTTATCCGGGCCACGATGGGCGAACGTGCCAAGGACAGCAAGTTCAAGGAAAATTGGAAAGCCGTCAAGCAAAATAACAAACTCCGCGGTGCATACCATTATTTCAGGCCGAATGAAAACTCCATCAGGCAGGCCAATAACTTCATTAAGACCGTTGATCTGGAAACTGGAGACCTTCCACCGGTGCTCGACATTGAGGAAATGCCCAGGAACCAATCCATGGATAGCCTGAAGACAGGACTGAAGCGGTGGCTGGATCAGGTCGAGAAACATTACAAAATAAAGCCCATTCTCTATTCCGGTGATAAATACTTTGCTGACTTCCTGGAAAAGGAATTTGCAGATTATACCCTTTGGATTGCCAATTATAATTTCTGGGTGGAAAAACCGAAAAAACATTGGAACTTCTGGCAGTTTTCCGAAAAAGGCACCGTAACGGGAATCAAAGGACCAGTGGATCTGAATATGTTTGCCGGAGATATCGAAGAGCTGGAAGACCTGTGCGTCAAATAAATGTCCTTAATCCGACTCAAAACAAACAATTCGGCCGTATATGCGGTCTATGTAAATAGGTAATATTAAAACATAACAATATGGCATCCTTTAATGAAATCTTACAAAAAAATGCATTGGTTCTTGTTGACTTCTCCGCTGAATGGTGTGGTCCATGCCAAATGCTGGCCCCAATATTAAAAGAAGTGAAAGACGAGATGGGCGAGAAGCTCTCCATCATCAAGATCGATATCGACAAAAACCAAGCAGTGGCATCCAAATTCCATGTTCAGGGCGTCCCGACCTTGATATTGTATAAAAATGGCACCCAAGTATGGCGACAAAGTGGGTTGCAACCCAAGCACGAACTGCTGAAATTAATTAACTCCCACCTGTCCTAGAATTACCGGAGTAGTTCACCGACTCAAAAAACATAGCCATTGAACTGCTCCCTCCAAAATATTTGCGTCCCGATCATTTTGTGCCTACTATTAACTTAGTACGCCAAAATAATCGGGACGCATATTTTATATATTATATAAGAATGTAAATTTATTCCAGAGCAACCCAAAAACCGCCTAAAATCCCTCAATGTCACATATCTCACATCTATCCGATAAGATTTAGGCGCTCTAAGTTATATTCCGTCCTAAAATCCCCCACTGTCACATATCTCACATCTCATATCTCAAATCTAGATGGCCACATCTAATCTATATTCGCCGTTTCATCCGCTGAAGGGTCCACCACCTTAAGGATTAGTTTATCAATGCGGTGTCCGTCCATATCCAGTACCTCAAATTCCATATTCTTATAAACGACCTGATCACCTTCTTCAGGGATATGATCCAGCAATAGGAAAACCAAACCAGCGACCGTTGTGATATTTCCGATTTCTTCTTCATCTTCATCCGAAAGATCCACATTGAACAGGTCCATGAAATCATCCAATTGATAACTTCCATCGATCACAAATGAACCGTCTTCGCGCTGACGGATGGTTTTCTTCTCCTCATTTTCCGGAGAGTCGAAACCGCCGACCAAAGATGCCACGATATCTGTCATGGTAATAATACCCTGAGGACTTCCATATTCATCAACCACTACTGCCTGCAAAACCTTGGCAGATTTCATGTTCTGTAAAACATTATAGGCATAGGTGTTCTCATTGACAAATGGGATCGGGCTGACCAATTTCGTCAAGTCCATTTGTTTGGTGGTCAGGTATTCCTTCAATAAGGTTTTAACGTGGACAAGACCGATGACATGGTCAAAATTACCATTACAAACCGGGTATTCGGTGTGTTCATCCGCAAGGATACTTGCTCTGTTCTCCTCGAACGAATTCTGGATATCCAAATAGGTAATCTTACTTCGGTGTACCATCAGGTTGATGGCCTTCTTGTCACCAAGGCTAAGCACGCGGTCCACCATATCATGTTCAATACCTTCAATAGCACCGCTATCCACACCTTCATCCACCAATGCTTTGATTTCCTCTTCCGTTACGGCATTCTGATTGGCCTTGATATTGAAGAGTTTCACGATAAATTCGGTGGAGATACTCAATAACCAAACGAATGGTTTTACAATTTTACTGAGGATCGACATGGGAACCGAGATAAACGAAGCGTATTTCTCTGGAATAGCCATCCCGATACGTTTTGGCACCAGCTCACCGATGACCAAAGATAGGTAGGTGATCATCAGGACCACCAAGATAACCGATACTTGGGCGCTGTAGGGGGCAACCAATTCGATTTTATTGAGTTGTTCGGCAATATAGGTTGAAATGGTACCTCCGGAAAAAAAACCCGTTAAGATACCGATCAGGGTGATGCCGATCTGGACTGTCGATAAGAAGTTGTTGGGATTCTCTTTTAATTGAAGTGCTGCCTTGGCACCGTTGTTCTTGGCACTTGCCGCCTGTAATCTTGCTTTCCGACTTGAAACGATGGCAATTTCTGATGCCGAGAGTATTCCGTTAAGTACGATTAAAATTAAAATAATAACTATTTCCGTGACCATATGTGGGGTAAATCGCTTTTTATAAGCCCCAAAATACGAAATATTCTAATCATTCATATCAATTATATGTGATAATTGCTGGGGCCTTTTAACATTCATAAATAGTTTGCTTTACCGATTAACAATTAATTTGTGCAACCGTTTGATTACAAAAAATATTTTATTAATTGCATCGGTTTCGTGATATTGCGTTCACTTACATAGTATTAGGAATGAAAAGTGAAGTAATGTCAACCAAGGAATCCGAAAACAGTATAAATTCAGCAAATAATTTCAAATTGGAGGGGGAGATCATCTCTGCCATCCCTTTTGGATCAGGCCATATAAACGATACGTTTAAAATTACAACCGATGCAGCGAAGAACAATTTGTATCTCCTGCAACGCATCAACCACCATATCTTCCAAGATGTGGACGGCTTAATGAAGAACATTGAGTTGGTCTGTCAACATCTTAAACAAAAATTAGCACACCTTGGTGATGACGAGGTCTTGAAAAGAACAATGACCATTGTTCAGACGCATGACGGTAAAAATTATTACCGCAATGAACAAGGTGAATATTGGCGTGTCTTTATCCTCATTCCCGATACCCGGAGTTACGATATCCTGGAAACAACGGAACAGGCATTCTCTGGAGGTATGGCATTTGGCCAATTCCAGAAACAGCTCAGCGACCTGGACCCCAAAAAGATCGTGGAAGTACTACCCAATTTTCATAACATCGAATTCCGGATCAACAACCTAAAAGAGGCTATTGAAAAGAATCCGGTCGGTCGATTGGTGGATGTGCAAGATCTTTTGGATTATATCTTCGAGCGTGAAGAGAAAATGCGTACCATCCTGGAATTGGGAAGGGCGAAGAAATTACCGTTACGTATCACGCATAACGACACCAAATTCAATAATGTATTGCTGGATAGTGATGATAATGTGCAGTGCGTTATTGATCTGGATACCGTAATGCCGGGTTATGTTGCTTATGATTTTGGTGATGCTATTCGGACGATCATCAATTCAGCAGCGGAAGATGAGGCTGACCTAGACAAGATCGTCTTGAACATCCCGTTATTCCAAGCCTTTACAGCAGGGTACCTTTCCGAAGCGCGCGACTTCCTGACCGAAACGGAGATCGATTCCCTTATTTCGGCAGTTCACTTGTTACCGTATATGCAGGCTGTTCGCTTTTTGACTGATTATATCAATGGCGATACCTACTATAAAATTGCCTATCCGGAGCATAATCTGGTCAGAACGAAATCCCAATTGAAATTAGTTCACGAATTGGAAGTGAATAATGAGAAATTAACCAATATATTAGTGGAGAACTTAACATCCAACTGATATGAAAAATCTCATCGTAAGTAACCTCGAATTAAGTACAACGGAATTGGATTACAGTAGCTTGGCATCTGCTATGGAGCAGTTGGACTGGCATGCTATCGATCAGGCGCCTTGGGTGTCGGATTATCCATACGTTCCGCAAGCCCGATTCCAGATTGCCTATGATGGGATGGCCATTTATCTGCATTATGATATTCAGGAGGAATTCGTAAAGGCACAGTATATCCGTCCGAATGAAAATGTTTGGGAAGATAGTTGTGTGGAGTTTTTCGTATCCTTCGATAATAGGGAGAACTATTACAACTTTGAATTCAATGCCCTCGGTACCGGATTGATTGGCTATGGTCCAGCTGTCAAGACAGATCGTTCGCGGCTATCCGCAGAAGAAATCCTTCGGGTGGATACCTTTTCCCAATTGCGCACGGTCCAAGGACAGAAAAGTTGGCAGCAGATCTTAATCATTCCATTTGATCTCTTAAGCCAGAAAGCAGAAAATCTAAAAGGCAAGACGGTATTTGCGAACTTCTATAAATGTGGAGACGGACTGCCTCAGCCACACTTTATCGCATGGAATGCCATCGACAATCCAAAACCAAATTTCCACCTGCCAAATTTCTTTGGTGAGATCAAGTTCCAATAACAATAAAAATACCCTTAACATAAAACAGGGCAGCACCCCTAATGAATATGCTACCCTGTTGAAGGTCAATTAAGACCTCATAAAACCCTTTTTAAAAGTGGTATTGGTTATAGGAAAATTACCCGTTAATTTTTTCCACCCATTCGATGTAGGCTTTAACGAAATCCTTCAGGAATTTCTGTGTGCTTTCATCGGTTAGCTTGTCATCATCGTCGAACATTTTTGCCACGCCGCCAATATAGGCCTCAGGTTGGGCCATGGTTGGTACATTGACAAACACCAAAGATTGTCTCAGGTGGTGGTTGGCACCAAATCCACCGATCGCACCAATGGAAACGCTGATGACACCGCCTGGTTTTCCGTCCCATACATTCTTACCGTAAGGTCTGGAAGCAACATCAACGGCATTCTTCAATACCGCCGGTACCGAACGGTTATATTCCGGGGTAAAGAATAAAACAGCATCCAACCCTTTTACGGTTTCCCGAAATTCAACATATTCTTTCGGTGGAGTACCGGTATCAAAATCTTCATTATAGAATGGTAAATGTCCTATTTCAATGATCTCGAAGTCATAACCCGTTGGGGCAATGGACTTCACATAATTTGCAAATTTCTTGTTGAAAGACTCTTTTCTCAGACTCCCAACAAATAGACCTACTTTTTTATTCGCCATAATACTTAGTTATTGTGTTTTTATACAACAATAAACTCACGAAAAGGTTATATAGATTATGTATTTTCTCCCTAAATTGTCATACAGTCTATGAAGAACGAAATTGCTGAGGTATGGTTTTTTAATCAGGGCTGGGAAGCGCATGCTTTCCAAAAGGCCTGTTGGCAGCAGATTGCTGCCGGACATTCCGGTATCCTGAATGCACCAACAGGATATGGAAAGACCTTTGCCATTTGGTTCGGCGTCCTGGATTCCTATTACAGGCAACAGGAAACGTTGGATAAAAAACCGAAAAAAAGCCTGCATACCCTTTGGATTACTCCTTTGCGTGCATTATCTAAGGAAATCCATAAGGCCACCAGTCAGGTTTCCTTGGACCTTGACTTGGATTACGAGATAGAACTGCGAACAGGGGATACCAGTACGTCGGCACGCCAAAAACAACGTAAGAATCCGCCGCAAGCACTGATCACGACTCCAGAGAGTGTACACCTGATCTTGGCGTCCAAAGGTGGACAGGACTATTTTAAAAATCTTGAGTTTATCGTCGTCGATGAATGGCACGAACTGTTGGGGTCCAAACGCGGGGTATTGATCGAGCTGGCCATAAGCAGGCTCAAGTCCATCAATCCCAAACTGAAGATATGGG is a genomic window containing:
- the kdsA gene encoding 3-deoxy-8-phosphooctulonate synthase, which gives rise to MINTYLPSIKHGNSNAFFLMAGPCAIEGEEIALRIADRIVNITDKLNIPYIFKGSYRKANRSKGSSFTGIGDEKALKILEKVGQTFGIPTVTDIHESDEAAMAAAYVDVLQIPAFLCRQTDLLVAAANTGKVVNIKKGQFLSAESMKFAVEKVQEAGNNSVILTDRGNTFGYQDLIVDYRGLPVMKSFNVPTVMDCTHSLQQPNQSSGVTGGKPELIETIAKAAIAVGADGLFIETHPDPANAKSDGANMLHLDHLEGLLTKLLRIREAVM
- a CDS encoding YfbM family protein, with the protein product MGMICTLRRISKAKLDEYLENSHLMEEEFFSNEVTEIPLLDIDKSWDGIIFLLTGATFNEASENERALIIIGEKPMSTRPDSHDYHTRYNSPEKVLHFAEILKTIDPNDLKSKFDPKRMNELDVYPNIWEQEDKNELFTYLEEYFLKIQNFYQQAAWSKEAIVIEIA
- a CDS encoding DUF4256 domain-containing protein, which translates into the protein MPKNKLPEDRLVELLAILNKRFEKHPERHPNLTWESVVTKLAANEKALWTLNEMEESGGEPDVVALPSHSGQLIFVDCAAESPKGRRSYCYDQAALESRKEHKPKDSAIHSAEEMGIKILSEQEYAELQQLGTFDLKTSTWLETPAEIRKLGGAIFGDFRFGRVFTYHNGAESYYAARGYRGMLLIK
- the bla gene encoding class A beta-lactamase, translating into MQRFHIVLLLVMSLICRPFQSHAQSPNPLTAKIEQIIKAYDAKVGVAVHNQEFTEHHFVNKDHKYPMQSVFKFHLGIAVLNQVDSGKLRLDQDVVITKADVSNELYSPIREKFPNGTTMPLSQVLHHTIAQSDNVGCNVLFRMLGGPDQVQAYFEKQGYTGIAIRNDESEIQGDWEVQFKNWIDIETSNKILYDYYTNDKQQLSESSYQFLWDTMRGTSTGRDRIKGLLPAGTVVAHKTGYSGQNKKTKEIAAVNDIGVVTLPNDKVFYITVLVTDAKEPEPNCAKIIAEVAKAAYDHYANQPL
- a CDS encoding SulP family inorganic anion transporter translates to MKLQAINLLNKQKINYKNEILAGLTVSMTMIPESLSFAILAGLSPLTGLYAAFLMGIVTAFLGGRPGMVSGGAGATVVVLIALAASHGVEYLFAAVALAGILQILVGAFKLGKFVRLIPQPVMYGFLNGLAIIIFMAQVKQFKIFENGAEVWMSGPALYIMAGLTALTISIVLLLPKLTKAVPASLVAIIITFALVYFFQIDTKKVIDIASVSGSFPSFHIPQIPFTWETLQIIFPYAAVMAAVGLIESLLTLNMVDELTNTKGSANKESFAQGTANIVNGFFTGMGGCAMVAQSLVNIGAGGRTRLSAIIGALGILFVILVGGRVIEQIPMAALVGVMMMVAIGTFQWVSIRLVNKMPKSDILVGILVAAITVILHNLALAVLVGVILSALVFAWDNAKRIRARKSIDEQGNKVYQIYGPLFFGSTTTFMEKFDILEDPALVIIDFQESRVVDMSAIEALKKLTERYQEHNKQVIFRHLSPDCIRLLDQAKGFIEVNIDTDPTYKVMPKD
- a CDS encoding bestrophin family protein; the encoded protein is MIVYNPKDWIKTISYLHNSKIFKRLLPYLIISVLVSWGLAYWELEYLNLSDKSWIKNITTVHNLLGFVLSLILVFRTNTAYDRWWEARKQWGALTNISRTMAIKLNAFLDPADKVNRSFYRKSIALFAETLFSYLRSDYTKFMLDEIEHPELHDLDDKKHGPNQVAALMYKKTNLLYKEGVLTGDQLIVLNKELTGMTDVCGACERIKNTPIPLGYSAFIKTFIILYTATLPIGLVFSMGYFVVAAVPFIFYVLATLEMIGESIEEPFGSDSDDLPIDKIAANIKRHCNEVLLP
- a CDS encoding glycoside hydrolase family 25 protein, translated to MTKKRKTVKKKVVTDKEINRNLLFWSIAIPLVLVLAIFAWQHRAGLSYLMIKWFEKEKVVAEDNGKYDVRNIELMHRHDDKIFGIDVSQYQGRVDWPQVLTINDQFPIDYIFIRATMGERAKDSKFKENWKAVKQNNKLRGAYHYFRPNENSIRQANNFIKTVDLETGDLPPVLDIEEMPRNQSMDSLKTGLKRWLDQVEKHYKIKPILYSGDKYFADFLEKEFADYTLWIANYNFWVEKPKKHWNFWQFSEKGTVTGIKGPVDLNMFAGDIEELEDLCVK
- the trxA gene encoding thioredoxin, translating into MASFNEILQKNALVLVDFSAEWCGPCQMLAPILKEVKDEMGEKLSIIKIDIDKNQAVASKFHVQGVPTLILYKNGTQVWRQSGLQPKHELLKLINSHLS
- a CDS encoding hemolysin family protein, producing MVTEIVIILILIVLNGILSASEIAIVSSRKARLQAASAKNNGAKAALQLKENPNNFLSTVQIGITLIGILTGFFSGGTISTYIAEQLNKIELVAPYSAQVSVILVVLMITYLSLVIGELVPKRIGMAIPEKYASFISVPMSILSKIVKPFVWLLSISTEFIVKLFNIKANQNAVTEEEIKALVDEGVDSGAIEGIEHDMVDRVLSLGDKKAINLMVHRSKITYLDIQNSFEENRASILADEHTEYPVCNGNFDHVIGLVHVKTLLKEYLTTKQMDLTKLVSPIPFVNENTYAYNVLQNMKSAKVLQAVVVDEYGSPQGIITMTDIVASLVGGFDSPENEEKKTIRQREDGSFVIDGSYQLDDFMDLFNVDLSDEDEEEIGNITTVAGLVFLLLDHIPEEGDQVVYKNMEFEVLDMDGHRIDKLILKVVDPSADETANID
- a CDS encoding phosphotransferase enzyme family protein — its product is MKSEVMSTKESENSINSANNFKLEGEIISAIPFGSGHINDTFKITTDAAKNNLYLLQRINHHIFQDVDGLMKNIELVCQHLKQKLAHLGDDEVLKRTMTIVQTHDGKNYYRNEQGEYWRVFILIPDTRSYDILETTEQAFSGGMAFGQFQKQLSDLDPKKIVEVLPNFHNIEFRINNLKEAIEKNPVGRLVDVQDLLDYIFEREEKMRTILELGRAKKLPLRITHNDTKFNNVLLDSDDNVQCVIDLDTVMPGYVAYDFGDAIRTIINSAAEDEADLDKIVLNIPLFQAFTAGYLSEARDFLTETEIDSLISAVHLLPYMQAVRFLTDYINGDTYYKIAYPEHNLVRTKSQLKLVHELEVNNEKLTNILVENLTSN
- a CDS encoding carbohydrate-binding family 9-like protein, coding for MKNLIVSNLELSTTELDYSSLASAMEQLDWHAIDQAPWVSDYPYVPQARFQIAYDGMAIYLHYDIQEEFVKAQYIRPNENVWEDSCVEFFVSFDNRENYYNFEFNALGTGLIGYGPAVKTDRSRLSAEEILRVDTFSQLRTVQGQKSWQQILIIPFDLLSQKAENLKGKTVFANFYKCGDGLPQPHFIAWNAIDNPKPNFHLPNFFGEIKFQ